The DNA segment GTGCTCGGCGAGCCAGCCCTGCTCGCGCGCCATGATCGACGCGATGCGCAGCGCGAAGCACTTCTTGCCGAGCAGCGCGTTGCCGCCGTAGCCCGAGCCGAACGACCAGATCGACTTGTCCTCGGGGAAGTGGACGATGTACTTGTGCTCCTTGTTGCTCGGCCAGCGCACGTCCTTCTCGCCCGGAGCGAGCGGCGCGCCCACCGAGTGCAGGCACGGCACGAAATAACCGTCCTTGCCCAGCACGTCGAGCACCGCGCGGCCGATGCGCGTCATGATCCGCATGCTGACCACCACGTACGGCGAGTCGGTGAGCTCCACGCCGATGTGGGCGATGGGCGAGCCGAGCGGCCCCATGCTGAAGGGGATCACGTACATCGTGCGCCCGCGCATGCAGCCGTCGAACAGCTTGGTGAGGGTCGCCTTCATCTCCGCAGGCTCGACCCAGTTGTTGTTGGGGCCCGCGTCTTCCTTATTCTTCGGGCAGACGAAGGTGCGGTCCTCCATGCGCGCGACGTCGGCGGGATCGGAGCGCGCGAGGAAGCTGCCGGGACGCTTGTCCTGGTTCAGCTTGATGAGCATGCCGGAGTCGACCATCTCCTGGTTGAGGCGGTCGTACTCTTCCTGGGAACCATCGCACCAGTACACACGGTCCGGCTTGCAAAGCTGGGCCATCTCCTCGACCCATGCCTTGAGCTTCTGGTTGGTGACGTAGGCCGGGAATTCCATGGCAGGTGCAACGTGAGCCGCTGTAGCGGTCTGGTTCATACGGCTTTCCTCATCCTGGGCGCGCTAAAGAATGTTCGCGTGAAAAAACAAAGGCAAAGCAAGCGGCCGTTCGTGAAATGCGCGACACCCGTGCGCTTCACATCCGCTTGCTCTGCCGTGGGGCCCTGATTTTACGCTATTTTCGAACGGTATGCAGGCACTAACGCCGCCGCAGTGCAGCGTGGAAAGTGCCTCGTGCGGGGAGGCGTTTCGCGTGCTGAAAAGCGCCTAACGTCGCTGGAACTGGGTCTTGCCGAACATGATGTCCCACGATTTGGCGTCGTGAGGCGCGTTGTTGCTGGCGTCGGCGAGCACTTTGACGCCGCGCTGGACCGCCGGACGCGCATCGATCGCGTCGAACCAGCGCTTCGCGTTCGGATACTCCTCGATGTTCACTCCGCGCGCGTCGGCGCCGCGCATCCAAGGGAAGCACGCCATGTCGGCGATGCTGTATTCGTCGCCGGCGAGGTATTCGGTTTCCGCGAGCCGCTTGTCGAGGACGTTGGTGAGGCGGTTGCACTCGTTGGTGTAGCGGTCGATGGCGTACTCGATCTTGTCGTGGGCGTAGCGGCGGAAGTGATTGGCCTGCCCCATCATCGGGCCCAGGCCGCCCATCTGCCACATGAGCCACTGGACGCAGGTCCAGCGCTCCGCCATGTCGATCGGCAGGAACCGGCCGCTCTTGGACGCGAGGTACAGCAGGATCGCGCCCGTCTCCATGAGCGACAGCGGCTTGCCGCCGGGCCCTTCGCTGTCGACGATCGCCGGGATGCGGTTGTTCGGGCTGATCGCGAGGAAGCTCGGCTTGAACTGATCGCCCTCGCGGATGTTGATCGGGTAGACGCGATACTCGAGGCCGGTTTCCTCGAGCATGATATGGACCTTGTGGCCGTTCGGCGTCGGCCACGAGTAGACGTCGATCATGGGTCCCCCTAGCGCCTGGTTGCGCGCGTACGCTTGAAGTTGTCGACCGCGCGATCCTGGGATTTT comes from the Burkholderiales bacterium genome and includes:
- a CDS encoding glutathione binding-like protein; translated protein: MIDVYSWPTPNGHKVHIMLEETGLEYRVYPINIREGDQFKPSFLAISPNNRIPAIVDSEGPGGKPLSLMETGAILLYLASKSGRFLPIDMAERWTCVQWLMWQMGGLGPMMGQANHFRRYAHDKIEYAIDRYTNECNRLTNVLDKRLAETEYLAGDEYSIADMACFPWMRGADARGVNIEEYPNAKRWFDAIDARPAVQRGVKVLADASNNAPHDAKSWDIMFGKTQFQRR